A stretch of Crossiella cryophila DNA encodes these proteins:
- a CDS encoding ROK family transcriptional regulator, giving the protein MKGAVTGALVRELNLHAVYQAMWQGYPVTRADLARQLRTSKPTIGRAVEALLAAGLVEEVAAPEDAAGYSAVYFGPRAGAASVLALDLGSRYLRGMVADLDGAELARIDVLVDGHRPEQVLAAATGLRDDLVAAAGMAPELVTMGIAGVIEPRTGVVYSANQQDLDGFAAAARLRAALGCPVLVENDINLAAVGEGWRGAGAGVRDFAFLHIGSGVGAGLVLGGELHRGRNGAAGEIDFVPEGQRFQPDSPAADAFLAQIWQRSDFVNCEDVMDAARAGNRRALELIGWEAERIAEHAARVTSVVDLGLIVLGGGIGLNGDLLAEPVRAVLAGLTDYPPQVEISRLGEAAILTGAVATGLRSVFADLVTRRVATQE; this is encoded by the coding sequence ATGAAAGGCGCGGTCACCGGAGCACTGGTCCGAGAGTTGAACCTGCACGCCGTCTACCAGGCGATGTGGCAGGGGTATCCGGTGACCAGGGCGGATCTGGCCCGGCAGTTGCGGACCTCGAAGCCGACCATCGGGCGGGCCGTCGAGGCGTTGCTGGCCGCGGGGCTGGTCGAGGAGGTGGCCGCGCCCGAGGACGCCGCCGGGTACAGCGCGGTGTACTTCGGGCCTCGGGCCGGGGCGGCCTCGGTGCTCGCGCTGGACCTGGGCAGCCGGTACCTGCGGGGCATGGTGGCCGATCTGGACGGGGCCGAGCTGGCCCGGATCGACGTGCTGGTGGACGGGCACCGGCCGGAGCAGGTGCTGGCCGCCGCCACCGGGTTGCGGGATGACCTGGTGGCCGCGGCGGGGATGGCGCCGGAGCTGGTCACGATGGGGATCGCGGGGGTGATCGAACCGCGGACCGGGGTGGTGTACTCGGCGAACCAGCAGGACCTGGACGGGTTCGCGGCCGCGGCGCGGCTGCGGGCGGCGCTGGGGTGTCCGGTGCTGGTGGAGAACGACATCAACCTGGCCGCGGTCGGCGAGGGCTGGCGGGGGGCCGGGGCCGGGGTGCGGGACTTCGCCTTCCTGCACATCGGCAGCGGGGTCGGGGCGGGGCTGGTGCTCGGCGGGGAACTGCACCGGGGGCGGAACGGGGCCGCCGGAGAAATCGACTTTGTGCCGGAGGGGCAACGGTTTCAGCCGGACAGTCCGGCCGCGGACGCGTTCCTGGCCCAGATCTGGCAGCGCTCGGACTTCGTCAACTGCGAGGACGTCATGGACGCCGCGCGCGCGGGCAACCGGCGCGCGCTGGAACTCATCGGCTGGGAGGCCGAGCGGATCGCCGAGCACGCGGCCAGGGTGACCAGCGTGGTCGACCTCGGGCTGATCGTGCTCGGCGGCGGGATCGGGCTCAACGGGGACCTCCTCGCCGAGCCGGTGCGGGCGGTGCTGGCCGGGCTCACCGACTACCCGCCGCAGGTCGAGATCTCCCGACTCGGCGAAGCCGCCATCCTCACCGGCGCGGTCGCCACCGGCCTGCGCTCGGTGTTCGCGGACCTGGTCACCAGGCGGGTCGCCACCCAGGAGTGA
- a CDS encoding ATP-binding protein has translation MADIRNKVSAPVHGNVVQAGRIDQVVLPGRAPEALAGLPAAPEPFTGRAAELAALHKLLTLGRTGVAVLAGAPGVGKTALTLRAAHQAMSGGGFHGALYVDLRGHDEDDPVTEHAALGVFLRALGHRGADLPAGLAGRRGLYLSRTQQLQSGARRGLLVVLDNAASAEQVRGLLPSGGLNRCLITSRHTLATLSGARQFTLTELSTEESAAMLAATLLAARPRDERAAEGSALAEIAVACGHLPLALTVAGAILVDDPTRPAQDLADRLSSENRLAQLTFGELDVRLALRHSYQRLREPEQWLFRMLGLHPGPVIASEAAAVLSAGTVAEAGDWLAGLRRAHLITQEGNGFRLPHLLREFTAELRAAEDAADVVTAAAGRLVRHYRLAAQAADATTRKRGGRARPALALRWLDEHRLVLTAIVELAHAHGLDEDTVALALALRHVLELRGRQDDWVQTHLLAHDSASRVTDRSVAARVAISLGDAYRLGGEAHRAANCYGMAEILRAILGDAPGAHEAVDRLMSLTGQESSRTALAITHFQAAVTDYRDRGEQRALAHALEHLGRLWGRTHASEALDCHEQALAIFSDLGDRLGQARSRLHQGVLHQQCAEGEAAADCFRAVLDLIEAPHRYRALAWFNLGLLALARNRPWRTRRYWRAATAELPAGSQPLPKVRLLRLRRNRRLIRRLRPQVAEYVAVPVTLVAAKDLWDNVPADPGEQTLAADLPGGEPERPARAESPAPVFDLGGLGYGGDDCGGGGGDGDGGGCGGGGCGCAPAGDDYREFN, from the coding sequence GTGGCCGACATCAGGAACAAGGTCAGCGCACCGGTGCACGGCAATGTCGTGCAGGCCGGGCGCATCGACCAGGTGGTCCTGCCCGGCCGCGCGCCCGAGGCACTGGCCGGGCTGCCCGCGGCGCCGGAGCCGTTCACCGGGCGGGCGGCCGAGCTGGCGGCACTGCACAAGCTGCTGACGCTGGGCCGGACCGGCGTCGCGGTGCTCGCCGGAGCACCGGGGGTCGGCAAAACCGCGCTGACGCTGCGGGCGGCGCACCAGGCGATGTCCGGCGGCGGGTTCCACGGCGCGCTCTACGTGGACCTGCGCGGCCACGACGAGGACGATCCGGTGACCGAGCACGCCGCGCTCGGGGTGTTCCTGCGCGCGCTGGGTCACCGCGGCGCGGACCTGCCCGCCGGTCTGGCCGGGCGCCGAGGGCTCTACCTCAGCCGCACCCAGCAACTGCAGTCCGGCGCCCGGCGGGGGTTGCTGGTGGTGCTGGACAACGCGGCCTCGGCCGAACAGGTCCGCGGACTGCTGCCCAGCGGCGGACTCAACCGCTGTCTGATCACCAGCAGGCACACCCTGGCCACCCTCTCCGGGGCCCGGCAGTTCACCTTGACCGAGCTGTCGACCGAGGAGTCGGCGGCGATGCTGGCGGCCACGCTGCTGGCCGCCAGGCCCCGGGACGAACGGGCCGCCGAAGGATCGGCGCTGGCGGAGATCGCGGTGGCCTGCGGGCACCTCCCCCTGGCACTGACCGTGGCCGGGGCGATCCTGGTCGACGATCCCACCCGGCCGGCCCAGGACCTGGCCGACCGGTTGAGCAGTGAGAACCGGTTGGCGCAGCTCACCTTCGGCGAACTCGACGTGCGGCTGGCGTTGCGGCACTCCTACCAGCGGCTGCGCGAGCCCGAGCAGTGGTTGTTCCGGATGCTGGGCCTGCACCCGGGGCCGGTGATCGCATCCGAGGCCGCCGCCGTGCTGTCCGCCGGCACGGTCGCCGAGGCCGGGGACTGGCTGGCCGGGTTGCGGCGGGCGCACCTGATCACCCAGGAGGGCAACGGTTTCCGGCTGCCGCACCTGCTGCGCGAGTTCACCGCCGAACTCCGGGCCGCCGAGGACGCCGCGGACGTGGTCACCGCCGCGGCGGGGCGACTGGTCCGGCACTACCGGCTCGCCGCGCAGGCCGCCGACGCCACCACCCGCAAGCGCGGCGGGCGGGCCAGGCCCGCGCTGGCGCTGCGCTGGCTGGACGAGCACCGCCTGGTGCTGACCGCGATCGTCGAACTGGCGCACGCGCACGGGCTGGACGAGGACACGGTGGCCCTGGCCCTGGCGCTGCGGCACGTCCTGGAACTGCGCGGCCGCCAGGACGACTGGGTGCAGACCCATCTGCTCGCGCACGACTCCGCCAGTCGTGTTACCGACCGGTCGGTAGCGGCGCGGGTGGCGATCAGTCTGGGTGACGCCTACCGACTCGGCGGCGAAGCACACCGGGCCGCCAACTGCTACGGCATGGCCGAGATCCTGCGCGCCATCCTCGGCGACGCTCCTGGCGCGCATGAGGCCGTGGACCGGCTGATGAGCCTGACCGGCCAGGAGAGCAGCCGCACCGCCCTGGCGATCACGCACTTCCAGGCCGCGGTGACCGACTACCGGGACCGCGGCGAGCAGCGTGCGCTGGCCCACGCGCTGGAGCACCTGGGCCGGTTGTGGGGGCGCACCCACGCGAGCGAGGCGCTGGACTGCCACGAGCAGGCCCTGGCGATCTTCTCCGACCTCGGCGACCGGCTCGGCCAGGCCCGCTCCCGGCTGCACCAGGGGGTGCTGCACCAGCAGTGCGCGGAAGGCGAGGCGGCCGCCGACTGCTTCCGCGCGGTGCTGGACCTCATCGAGGCACCGCACCGGTACCGCGCGCTGGCCTGGTTCAACCTCGGTCTGCTCGCCCTGGCCCGGAACCGGCCTTGGCGGACCCGGCGTTACTGGCGCGCCGCCACCGCCGAACTGCCCGCCGGGAGCCAGCCGCTGCCCAAGGTCCGCCTGCTGCGCCTGCGACGCAACCGGCGACTGATCCGGCGGTTGCGGCCGCAGGTCGCCGAGTACGTGGCCGTGCCGGTGACCCTGGTCGCCGCCAAGGACCTGTGGGACAACGTGCCCGCCGACCCCGGCGAGCAGACCCTCGCCGCCGACCTGCCCGGCGGCGAACCGGAACGCCCGGCGCGCGCGGAGTCCCCGGCCCCGGTGTTCGACCTGGGTGGCCTGGGATACGGCGGCGACGACTGTGGTGGCGGCGGCGGAGACGGAGACGGTGGTGGCTGCGGCGGCGGTGGGTGCGGCTGTGCCCCGGCCGGGGACGACTATCGAGAGTTCAATTGA
- a CDS encoding DUF4434 domain-containing protein, translating to MQRRILTRRTRTRAFRAFGVFLPFLAAILVATGLPATAAPKPAPPAASGQEAQASAADRAARAQRESARTQAAAADPNGLSNLGKPRPRLPGDSQAAKDAAEQEFREACNGIGRAQALTKQGFTRNRFQQCFLGSRTAQLWRRGGTPPPTTPMAEMKFDYSLLVISYDNSRAIDFIFNMDDVVLKGGEPHLQTDLRIWINGCNSNAVQCTPDEVRTNVEWRDNRKHTFRITSPDTAGEGVHKILRSGFDLRMRMVHRMPNVDPWSEDEMTRSVLRFDTAGTALNKSTGTVFPDFVPSYDLLRTSDLTVAETTRHILDAQFHPRRTYPRHPGNTKNVPGYDRPLHRLMDSTKQGQNRNASKLICNELWAGPRSEKDCDEYPWASTQEGASTGVTDPDQPAWHGSARLITNKDNQAAGNHWNIHLYNANRILDNDEFRVRPVDDCETCGPQFPPPYLPRSKDTDRRISGSFIQPDLIDDWTDQQLADEFTMMKSLNMTQLVLQWTANSHDVRENGAKTAIYPNALGGYKLVTKTDVVARTLRAANAAGIDVWVGLQVNDFWWKTYARDQGFLDNEATIARALAKELWSRYGGNKSFRGWYLSFEMDNVNFSGAGDEGRMIGFYQQVVRELRFLTGSKPVAIAPFFNAVNRALPGWKNPQEWGEMWTRMLREIDLDIIALQDGIGAGHGDPTTIHPWYAELHKALRAADALTYLISDTETFKIGASGLQPSSTQEIVEAIRAVEDQTEVFWSFSFNHYQSPRSKFGSQAYLNGYRRWAAIDDRKAPGFDPENPSRPGNLTARADGSQTIHLNWGDSSDGTSGVAGYFIYRDDELVATKISPQGGFTDRQLNPGSLNKYQVRAFDGSGRTSELSNYAEASTEGQKVSQVNYARCGARVDERGCPYLTGKPADSSYPDDGGYELTDGKRGPAQYTPEWQGRNAAGVYSFIINLGQQRTINEITSGWLQVRDDYVFLPAKVTYAVSSTVDGPYTEVPSIDLPAVSARLQTKTYRSVNLNLTGQFVKVTVDGSTAWTMLDEVEIRGD from the coding sequence GTGCAGCGTCGAATACTGACGCGCCGTACGCGCACGCGTGCGTTCCGCGCCTTTGGCGTTTTCCTGCCCTTCCTCGCCGCGATCCTGGTGGCCACCGGGCTGCCCGCCACCGCGGCGCCCAAACCAGCCCCACCCGCCGCCTCCGGTCAGGAGGCCCAGGCCAGTGCCGCCGACCGGGCCGCGCGGGCGCAACGTGAGTCGGCCAGGACGCAGGCCGCCGCGGCGGACCCGAACGGGCTGAGCAACCTGGGCAAGCCGCGGCCGCGACTGCCCGGGGATTCCCAGGCCGCCAAGGACGCCGCCGAGCAGGAGTTTCGGGAGGCGTGTAACGGGATCGGGCGGGCGCAGGCCCTCACCAAGCAGGGCTTCACGCGGAACCGGTTCCAGCAGTGTTTCCTGGGCAGTCGCACGGCCCAACTGTGGCGGCGGGGCGGCACGCCGCCGCCGACCACTCCGATGGCCGAGATGAAATTCGACTACAGCCTGCTGGTGATCTCCTACGACAACAGCCGCGCCATCGACTTCATCTTCAACATGGACGATGTCGTCCTCAAGGGCGGCGAGCCCCACCTGCAGACCGATCTGCGGATCTGGATCAACGGCTGCAACTCCAACGCGGTCCAGTGCACTCCCGATGAGGTCCGGACCAACGTGGAGTGGCGGGACAACCGCAAGCACACCTTCCGGATCACCTCCCCGGACACCGCGGGCGAGGGTGTGCACAAGATCCTCCGCAGCGGGTTCGACCTGCGGATGCGCATGGTCCACCGGATGCCGAACGTGGATCCGTGGAGCGAGGACGAGATGACCCGCTCGGTGCTGCGCTTCGACACCGCCGGGACGGCGCTGAACAAGTCCACCGGCACGGTGTTCCCGGACTTCGTCCCGAGCTACGACCTGCTGCGCACCAGCGACCTGACCGTCGCCGAGACCACCCGGCACATCCTGGACGCCCAGTTCCACCCGCGCCGGACCTATCCCAGGCACCCCGGCAACACCAAGAACGTGCCCGGCTACGACCGGCCGTTGCACCGGCTGATGGACTCCACCAAGCAGGGGCAGAACCGCAACGCCTCCAAGCTGATCTGCAACGAGCTGTGGGCCGGCCCGCGCAGTGAGAAGGACTGCGACGAGTACCCCTGGGCCTCCACCCAGGAGGGCGCGTCCACCGGGGTGACCGATCCGGACCAGCCCGCCTGGCACGGTTCGGCCCGGCTGATCACCAACAAGGACAACCAGGCCGCGGGCAACCACTGGAACATCCACCTCTACAACGCCAACCGGATCCTGGACAACGACGAGTTCCGGGTGAGGCCGGTGGACGACTGCGAGACCTGCGGCCCTCAGTTCCCGCCGCCGTACCTGCCGCGCTCCAAGGACACCGACCGCCGGATCAGCGGTTCCTTCATCCAGCCCGACCTCATCGACGACTGGACCGATCAGCAGCTGGCTGACGAGTTCACCATGATGAAGTCGCTCAACATGACCCAGCTCGTGCTGCAGTGGACCGCGAACTCCCACGATGTCCGGGAGAACGGCGCCAAGACCGCGATCTACCCGAACGCGCTCGGCGGCTACAAGCTGGTCACCAAGACCGACGTGGTGGCGCGGACCCTGCGCGCGGCCAACGCGGCGGGCATCGACGTCTGGGTCGGCCTGCAGGTCAACGACTTCTGGTGGAAGACCTACGCGCGGGACCAGGGCTTCCTGGACAACGAGGCGACCATCGCCAGGGCACTGGCCAAGGAATTGTGGAGCCGGTACGGCGGCAACAAGTCCTTCCGCGGCTGGTACCTGTCCTTCGAGATGGACAACGTCAACTTCTCCGGGGCGGGCGACGAGGGCCGGATGATCGGCTTCTACCAGCAGGTGGTGCGGGAGCTGCGGTTCCTCACCGGCAGCAAGCCGGTGGCGATCGCGCCGTTCTTCAACGCGGTCAACCGGGCGCTGCCCGGCTGGAAGAACCCGCAGGAGTGGGGTGAGATGTGGACCAGGATGCTGCGCGAGATCGACCTGGACATCATCGCGCTGCAGGACGGGATCGGGGCCGGGCACGGTGATCCGACCACCATCCACCCCTGGTACGCCGAGCTGCACAAGGCGCTGAGGGCCGCCGACGCGCTGACCTACCTGATCTCCGACACCGAGACGTTCAAGATCGGCGCGTCCGGGCTGCAACCGTCCTCCACCCAGGAGATCGTGGAGGCGATCCGGGCGGTGGAGGACCAGACCGAGGTCTTCTGGTCGTTCTCCTTCAACCACTACCAGTCGCCGCGCTCGAAGTTCGGCTCCCAGGCCTATCTCAACGGCTACCGGCGCTGGGCCGCGATAGATGACCGGAAGGCGCCGGGCTTTGACCCGGAGAACCCGTCCCGGCCCGGCAACCTGACCGCCAGGGCCGACGGCTCCCAGACCATCCACCTGAACTGGGGTGACTCCTCCGACGGCACCAGCGGCGTGGCCGGGTATTTCATCTACCGCGACGACGAACTGGTGGCCACCAAGATCAGTCCGCAGGGCGGGTTCACCGACCGCCAGCTCAACCCCGGTTCGCTGAACAAGTACCAGGTCCGGGCCTTCGACGGCTCGGGGCGGACCTCGGAGCTGAGCAACTACGCGGAGGCGTCCACCGAGGGCCAGAAGGTCTCGCAGGTCAACTACGCCCGCTGCGGCGCGCGGGTCGACGAGCGCGGATGTCCTTACCTCACCGGGAAACCGGCGGACAGCAGCTACCCGGACGACGGCGGCTATGAGCTGACCGACGGCAAGCGCGGCCCGGCGCAGTACACGCCGGAGTGGCAGGGCCGCAACGCCGCGGGCGTGTACTCCTTCATCATCAACCTCGGCCAGCAGCGCACCATCAACGAGATCACCAGCGGCTGGTTGCAGGTGCGGGATGACTACGTGTTCCTGCCAGCCAAGGTGACCTACGCGGTGTCGTCCACAGTGGACGGTCCGTACACCGAGGTGCCGTCGATCGACCTGCCGGCGGTCAGCGCCCGGTTGCAGACCAAGACCTACCGGTCGGTGAACCTGAACCTGACGGGTCAGTTCGTCAAGGTCACCGTGGACGGGTCCACCGCGTGGACCATGCTCGACGAGGTCGAGATCCGGGGCGACTGA
- a CDS encoding endo-1,4-beta-xylanase: MRRIVGALLLVAGLTGSSATAIAAPAAPVELIAGQDWTRLAGAEVTGQGVRISALDRWIVGTDGKRFQPNPPVNLLGPRLEVAGDFRLDAGISATGGKSAYLQLYGAPPIIYDEWRQEPPSLRLGLVGGQLEVAVWDGKANKAKEVRKFGFGVTGEVAITVRRSGSTLAFLVGGRQVGTVAERGVFGGGQVFFGADAQVGGGWTLRSLSASGAVRVRKAPDWKQGTVADSLRGRAQKLARPIGVGSALAIAPLVADDRYRAVAGEQFDLITPENEMKPQFLQPARGVFAFAEADALVDFARANGIKVHAHTLVWFEALPTWMRSAPDKRSVMLEHIRAVATHFAGRVAEWDVVNEPINQDNPDGLEHNLWYQAMGADYIAEAFRAARAADPNAVLYLNEYGAEQDGGRWNALYALVKKLRQARVPIDGVGLQSHEYDAADRVPAEVFRKKVRALAALGLKVRVSEMDVSTSDQAVQAKQFGERIAVCRQEPNCTGFTSWGFTDRYGSTADANRYPPVPGNALPWTTGLQPKRAHTALLNGLTP, encoded by the coding sequence ATGAGACGGATCGTTGGCGCGCTCCTGCTGGTCGCCGGACTCACCGGCAGCAGCGCGACGGCCATCGCCGCACCGGCGGCGCCGGTCGAGTTGATCGCGGGACAGGACTGGACGCGCTTGGCCGGGGCCGAGGTGACCGGGCAGGGCGTGCGGATCTCGGCGCTGGACCGGTGGATCGTGGGCACGGACGGAAAGCGCTTCCAGCCCAATCCGCCGGTGAACCTGCTCGGGCCGCGACTGGAGGTCGCCGGGGACTTCCGGCTCGACGCCGGGATCTCGGCCACCGGCGGGAAATCCGCCTACCTCCAGCTCTACGGCGCGCCGCCGATCATCTACGACGAGTGGCGGCAGGAACCGCCGAGCCTGCGGCTGGGCCTGGTCGGCGGGCAACTCGAAGTCGCGGTGTGGGACGGCAAGGCCAACAAGGCCAAGGAGGTCAGGAAGTTCGGCTTTGGGGTGACCGGCGAGGTGGCGATCACGGTGCGGCGCAGCGGATCCACCCTGGCCTTCCTGGTGGGCGGCAGGCAGGTGGGGACGGTGGCCGAGCGCGGGGTGTTCGGCGGTGGTCAGGTGTTCTTCGGCGCGGACGCCCAGGTCGGCGGCGGCTGGACGTTGCGTTCGCTGAGTGCCAGTGGCGCGGTGCGGGTGCGCAAGGCCCCGGACTGGAAACAGGGCACGGTGGCGGATTCGTTGCGGGGCCGGGCACAGAAGCTGGCCCGGCCGATCGGGGTGGGCAGCGCGCTGGCCATCGCGCCACTGGTGGCCGATGACCGGTACCGGGCGGTCGCGGGCGAGCAGTTCGACCTGATCACCCCGGAGAACGAGATGAAACCCCAGTTCCTCCAGCCCGCCCGCGGCGTGTTCGCCTTCGCCGAGGCCGACGCGCTGGTGGACTTCGCCCGTGCCAACGGGATCAAGGTGCACGCGCACACCCTGGTCTGGTTCGAGGCGTTGCCGACCTGGATGCGCTCGGCACCGGACAAGCGGTCGGTGATGCTGGAGCACATCCGTGCGGTGGCAACACATTTCGCCGGGCGGGTGGCCGAATGGGACGTGGTCAACGAGCCGATCAACCAGGACAACCCGGACGGCCTGGAACACAACCTGTGGTACCAGGCCATGGGTGCGGACTACATCGCCGAGGCATTCCGCGCCGCCCGCGCGGCCGACCCGAACGCGGTGCTCTACCTCAACGAGTACGGCGCCGAGCAGGACGGCGGCCGCTGGAACGCCTTGTACGCCTTGGTGAAGAAGCTGCGCCAGGCCAGGGTGCCGATCGACGGCGTCGGCCTGCAGAGCCACGAGTACGACGCCGCGGACCGGGTGCCCGCGGAGGTCTTCCGCAAGAAGGTGCGGGCGCTGGCCGCACTGGGGCTGAAGGTTCGAGTGTCCGAAATGGACGTGTCCACTTCGGACCAGGCAGTGCAGGCCAAGCAGTTCGGCGAGCGGATCGCGGTGTGCCGTCAGGAACCCAACTGCACCGGCTTCACCAGCTGGGGCTTCACCGACCGCTACGGCTCCACCGCCGACGCCAACCGCTACCCGCCCGTGCCCGGCAACGCCCTGCCCTGGACCACCGGCCTGCAACCGAAACGCGCGCACACCGCACTGCTCAACGGACTCACGCCTTAG
- a CDS encoding RidA family protein, giving the protein MPLEIVHPEGLDRPETYSHVVIAEGTRLVFVAGQLSDDPDGDLVHPGDLAAQVRQVFANLGRALAAAGARPDQVTKITIYVVGHRVEYLPVIEAARVELFGAHKPADVLLGVATLAAPGYLIEVDAIAVIW; this is encoded by the coding sequence ATGCCGCTGGAGATCGTCCATCCCGAGGGCCTGGACCGCCCGGAGACCTACTCGCACGTCGTCATCGCCGAGGGCACCCGGCTGGTCTTCGTCGCGGGCCAGCTCTCCGACGATCCCGATGGCGACCTGGTCCACCCCGGCGACCTGGCTGCCCAGGTCCGCCAGGTCTTCGCCAACCTGGGCCGGGCGCTGGCCGCGGCGGGCGCCCGGCCGGACCAGGTCACCAAGATCACCATCTACGTGGTCGGGCACCGGGTGGAGTACCTGCCGGTCATCGAGGCGGCCAGGGTCGAGCTGTTCGGCGCGCACAAGCCGGCGGACGTGCTGCTCGGGGTGGCCACCCTGGCCGCGCCCGGCTACCTGATCGAGGTCGACGCGATCGCGGTGATCTGGTGA
- a CDS encoding single stranded DNA-binding domain-containing protein, with protein sequence MVALTGKRFVRHLLTATLLVTALGAAPAHAAPAAPPQSIAAARALPLGSTVTVAGVATTPSGAFESSFYDKGFAIQDRTAGIYLKLATDLKVAPGRHARITGKLTNSSGLLTIVPATPDAVTLGRTGVPPRPEWRATGGVGEVSEGRLVRVLARITKPVQNDLPYGRKVFVDDGSGELTIFVNTQTGIDLSRLRVGQWVRVSGFSSQYDTHYEIDPRFPRDLVVLPG encoded by the coding sequence TTGGTCGCCCTGACCGGCAAGAGGTTCGTCCGCCACCTGCTCACCGCCACCCTGCTCGTCACAGCCCTCGGCGCCGCCCCCGCGCACGCCGCCCCGGCGGCCCCGCCCCAGTCCATCGCCGCCGCCCGCGCCCTCCCACTGGGCAGCACGGTCACCGTCGCCGGCGTGGCCACCACCCCGTCCGGCGCCTTCGAGTCCAGCTTCTACGACAAGGGTTTCGCCATCCAGGATCGGACCGCGGGCATCTACCTCAAGCTCGCCACCGACCTGAAGGTCGCGCCCGGCCGCCATGCCCGGATCACCGGCAAGCTCACCAACAGCTCCGGCCTGCTCACCATCGTCCCGGCCACCCCGGACGCGGTCACCCTGGGCCGCACGGGCGTCCCGCCGCGGCCGGAGTGGCGGGCCACCGGTGGGGTGGGCGAGGTGTCCGAGGGGCGCCTGGTGCGGGTGCTGGCGCGGATCACCAAGCCGGTGCAGAACGACCTGCCGTACGGGCGGAAGGTTTTCGTGGATGACGGCTCCGGGGAATTGACGATCTTCGTGAACACCCAGACCGGGATCGATCTCAGCCGGTTGCGGGTGGGGCAGTGGGTGCGGGTGAGCGGGTTCAGCAGCCAGTACGACACGCACTACGAGATCGATCCGCGCTTCCCCCGGGATCTGGTCGTGCTGCCGGGCTGA